In Spirosoma aureum, a single genomic region encodes these proteins:
- a CDS encoding cellulase family glycosylhydrolase: MKSTLFYLIRRSLNLLFISLSLCYSASAQRWTAQQANDWYKTQPFLVGANFIPSTAINQLEMWQAESFDPATIDRELGYAESIGMNIMRVFLHNLVWEQDAEGYKKRIDQFLQIADKHHIKIMFVLFDSCWNDDPKPGKQQEPVTGKHNSGWARSPGTKRLFDSRTWGGLEQYTKSVITAFGNDNRVIVWDLFNEPSNNGYNDAVLPLLTKTFTWAQSVRPSQPITAGWWNDHPLSNDLMFSQSDIITFHNYAEAPKLEAQILDLQKLGRPLICTEYMARTRNSTFETCLPVFKKYKVGAINWGLVKGKTNTIYAWDAPMPSGEEPKVWFHDIFRPDGSVFDPKETALIKQLATGK, encoded by the coding sequence ATGAAATCAACCCTATTCTACTTGATTCGCCGATCACTTAACCTCCTGTTCATCAGCCTTTCGTTATGCTATTCGGCATCAGCTCAGCGCTGGACTGCCCAGCAAGCCAATGACTGGTATAAAACCCAACCGTTTCTGGTAGGGGCCAATTTCATTCCCAGTACCGCCATCAATCAGTTGGAAATGTGGCAGGCCGAATCGTTCGATCCGGCGACGATTGACCGCGAGCTGGGGTATGCCGAATCGATCGGGATGAATATTATGCGGGTGTTTCTGCACAATCTGGTCTGGGAGCAGGATGCAGAAGGGTACAAAAAACGGATCGATCAATTTCTGCAAATCGCCGATAAACATCACATCAAAATTATGTTTGTGCTGTTTGATTCCTGCTGGAACGACGACCCCAAACCAGGCAAACAACAGGAGCCGGTTACGGGCAAACACAACTCAGGCTGGGCACGCTCACCGGGTACTAAGCGTCTGTTCGATTCACGCACATGGGGCGGACTGGAACAATATACTAAAAGTGTGATTACCGCGTTCGGGAACGACAATCGCGTCATCGTCTGGGACTTGTTCAATGAGCCGTCCAATAACGGCTACAACGACGCGGTTCTGCCCCTGCTGACCAAGACATTTACCTGGGCACAATCCGTGCGACCATCGCAACCCATCACGGCGGGCTGGTGGAATGACCATCCCCTATCGAACGACCTGATGTTCAGCCAGTCGGATATCATAACGTTCCACAATTATGCTGAAGCGCCCAAGCTGGAAGCGCAAATTCTTGACCTCCAGAAACTTGGGCGACCGCTCATTTGTACCGAATACATGGCCCGAACCCGTAACAGTACATTTGAAACCTGCCTTCCTGTATTCAAAAAGTATAAAGTTGGCGCCATAAACTGGGGACTGGTAAAAGGGAAAACCAATACCATCTACGCCTGGGACGCCCCAATGCCTAGTGGCGAAGAACCAAAAGTTTGGTTTCATGATATTTTCCGCCCCGATGGCTCAGTTTTCGATCCCAAAGAAACGGCCTTGATCAAGCAACTGGCAACGGGAAAATAA
- the rsmI gene encoding 16S rRNA (cytidine(1402)-2'-O)-methyltransferase, with the protein MKLYLVPTPIGNLDDITLRAIKVLQSVDAILAEDTRTSGVLLRHLNISKPLHSYHIFNEHQTVQRLVNQLKEGKTLALVSDAGTPGISDPGFLLVRECIKNDILVECLPGPTAFVPALVNSGLPNDRFTFEGFLPHKKGRQTRLSELAEEERTMVFYESPHRLIKTLQQFSEVLGPDRPASVSRELTKVFEENQRGSLSKLIAYFAQKMIKGELVICVQGKEPAKGKAKRQYENDVDDNEDDE; encoded by the coding sequence ATGAAACTGTACCTCGTGCCGACGCCCATCGGCAATCTCGACGATATTACCCTCCGGGCCATTAAAGTGCTGCAAAGTGTCGACGCAATCCTGGCCGAAGATACCCGTACATCGGGCGTGTTGCTCCGACATCTGAACATCAGCAAACCGCTCCATAGCTACCACATTTTTAATGAACATCAGACCGTTCAGCGGCTGGTGAATCAACTGAAAGAAGGGAAAACACTGGCGCTTGTTTCCGATGCCGGAACGCCAGGTATCTCAGACCCCGGTTTTCTTCTGGTACGTGAGTGTATCAAAAACGATATTCTGGTCGAATGCCTGCCCGGACCAACCGCTTTTGTACCGGCACTGGTTAATTCGGGCCTTCCCAATGATCGATTTACCTTTGAAGGGTTTCTGCCGCATAAAAAAGGCCGCCAGACACGCCTTTCCGAACTGGCCGAAGAGGAGCGGACCATGGTGTTCTATGAATCACCCCATCGATTGATCAAAACCCTGCAACAGTTTTCGGAAGTATTGGGTCCCGATCGGCCGGCCAGTGTTTCGCGTGAGCTGACAAAAGTTTTCGAGGAAAATCAGCGGGGATCGTTGTCCAAACTAATTGCGTATTTTGCCCAAAAAATGATAAAAGGTGAGCTTGTTATCTGCGTTCAGGGAAAAGAACCGGCCAAAGGAAAGGCCAAACGACAGTATGAAAATGACGTTGATGACAACGAAGACGATGAATAG
- a CDS encoding Lnb N-terminal periplasmic domain-containing protein, translating into MKMTLMTTKTMNSNRMVKQIIGSFLLVLQLILSSHHKAVAQPFSPSAQVSLLTFGSGEELYSVFGHTAIRIYDPTQNIDRTYGWGGFRFAENNFYVKFLRGTLPYYIDAYEMYVMMYAYQAENRTIREQVLNLSPGQKQQLFTVLATNMLPENRTYQYKFFYDNCATRPRDVIAKACGDSLIMPSRSRMTGKSYRDWMNDYLGEKAWAKLGMNLAIGQPADEQTDGWHAMYLPENVYDQMAQAKLKQASGQVVPLVARDQTLFTAAKTFPHELPFILDPNVVFTLVGIIIALFTARRYQAGKVDRWLDRWLFGIVGFLGWFLFLLWVGTDHGVTAWNPTLFYMMPLHLPLIFWATSSKATSRRRTMYFSLTAVLILLGMIFSKVPGGFDVVFPLTLLIRCIVNIQMVRRGYQTPARVA; encoded by the coding sequence ATGAAAATGACGTTGATGACAACGAAGACGATGAATAGCAACCGGATGGTCAAACAAATAATCGGCAGTTTTCTGCTCGTTCTTCAACTCATACTCAGTAGCCATCACAAAGCAGTTGCGCAGCCGTTTTCGCCATCGGCGCAGGTAAGTTTGCTTACATTCGGGTCGGGGGAGGAACTGTATTCAGTTTTTGGCCATACGGCCATTCGTATTTACGACCCGACCCAGAACATTGACCGAACGTATGGATGGGGAGGATTCCGGTTCGCTGAGAATAATTTCTACGTTAAATTTCTGCGCGGCACATTACCCTACTACATCGATGCGTACGAGATGTACGTCATGATGTATGCGTATCAGGCCGAAAATCGAACCATCCGGGAACAGGTGCTGAATTTGTCGCCGGGTCAGAAACAGCAATTGTTTACGGTGCTGGCAACCAACATGCTGCCTGAAAATCGAACTTACCAGTACAAGTTTTTCTACGACAACTGTGCAACTCGGCCCCGCGATGTGATCGCCAAGGCCTGCGGTGATAGTTTGATAATGCCATCGCGATCCCGAATGACAGGTAAATCCTATCGCGACTGGATGAATGATTATCTGGGCGAAAAAGCCTGGGCCAAACTCGGAATGAACCTGGCTATCGGACAACCAGCTGATGAACAGACCGATGGCTGGCACGCTATGTACCTGCCCGAAAATGTGTATGATCAGATGGCGCAGGCCAAATTAAAACAGGCTTCCGGTCAGGTAGTGCCGTTGGTAGCTCGTGATCAGACCCTTTTTACGGCCGCGAAGACCTTTCCGCATGAGTTGCCATTTATTCTGGACCCTAATGTCGTGTTTACGCTGGTGGGTATTATTATCGCTTTATTTACGGCACGTCGCTACCAGGCGGGGAAAGTGGACCGCTGGCTCGATCGATGGCTATTTGGTATTGTTGGTTTTCTGGGCTGGTTTCTCTTTCTGTTATGGGTGGGCACCGATCACGGCGTAACGGCCTGGAATCCGACGCTGTTTTACATGATGCCGCTTCATTTGCCTCTGATTTTTTGGGCTACCAGTTCGAAAGCAACTTCCCGGCGCCGAACTATGTATTTCAGTCTTACTGCTGTATTGATTCTATTGGGGATGATCTTCTCAAAAGTGCCGGGAGGCTTCGACGTGGTGTTTCCATTAACCTTACTGATCCGTTGTATTGTCAATATTCAGATGGTTCGGCGTGGTTACCAGACACCCGCACGAGTGGCATAG
- a CDS encoding acetylxylan esterase, translated as MKRLFIVLYLFCIADLVAQPAERLVKVIVTPNHDDWVYKTGEPVKFNISVYRSNVLLKGAKLRYEIGPEKMEPTKKETVTLRDGTLALDGGTMKTAGFLRCIATVELDGKEYRGLTTAGFEPQTIKPTVANPADFQAFWDKAKTDLAAIPIDARMTLLPERCTELTNVYELSLQNINNSRFYGILCVPKKEGKYPAILRVPGAGVRPYNGMISEAEKGFITLEVGIHGVPVTMNQIVYDNLSRGALSGYQAANLDDRDRYYYKRVYLGCVRAVDFLASMPQYDGQNLAVTGGSQGGALSIVTAGLDSRIKWLAAYYPALSDVTGYLNGRAGGWPHLFAGNELAYNNKPDRIKTTGYYDVVNFARLVKVPGRYSWGFNDETCPPTSMYAAYNVIPGPKELDTYLDTGHWTFPEQTEKMTSWLLAQLKGGSK; from the coding sequence ATGAAACGGCTATTTATTGTCCTTTACTTGTTTTGTATTGCAGATCTTGTTGCCCAACCGGCCGAGCGTCTCGTCAAAGTTATCGTTACACCCAATCACGACGACTGGGTTTATAAAACCGGCGAACCGGTCAAATTTAACATCTCGGTTTACCGAAGTAACGTGCTGCTGAAAGGTGCGAAACTTCGGTATGAGATTGGCCCCGAAAAGATGGAGCCAACGAAAAAGGAAACCGTTACCTTGCGCGACGGAACGCTGGCGCTGGATGGTGGTACAATGAAAACGGCTGGTTTCCTGCGCTGTATCGCGACCGTTGAACTGGATGGCAAAGAGTACCGGGGGCTCACAACGGCGGGTTTTGAACCACAGACCATTAAGCCAACGGTTGCCAATCCGGCCGATTTTCAGGCATTCTGGGACAAGGCAAAAACCGATCTGGCTGCCATACCCATCGACGCCCGCATGACGTTACTGCCTGAGCGCTGTACCGAACTAACGAATGTCTACGAACTGAGTCTTCAAAACATTAACAACTCCCGCTTCTACGGAATCCTGTGTGTGCCCAAGAAAGAGGGTAAATACCCGGCTATTCTACGAGTGCCCGGAGCGGGGGTTCGGCCGTACAATGGCATGATTTCTGAAGCCGAAAAAGGGTTTATTACGCTCGAAGTAGGTATTCACGGCGTTCCCGTCACGATGAATCAAATCGTGTATGATAACCTCAGCCGAGGGGCATTGAGCGGTTATCAGGCCGCTAACCTCGACGATCGTGACCGCTATTATTACAAGCGTGTTTATCTGGGCTGTGTACGTGCCGTCGATTTTCTGGCAAGTATGCCGCAGTATGACGGTCAGAATCTGGCCGTTACGGGCGGTAGTCAGGGAGGAGCCTTGTCCATTGTTACGGCGGGTCTTGATTCGCGAATTAAATGGCTGGCGGCCTATTATCCAGCGCTGAGCGACGTGACGGGCTACCTGAATGGTCGTGCCGGGGGGTGGCCACACTTGTTTGCGGGCAACGAGTTGGCGTATAACAACAAGCCCGATCGCATTAAAACGACGGGTTATTACGACGTAGTCAATTTTGCCCGACTCGTGAAAGTGCCGGGGCGGTATTCGTGGGGATTTAACGACGAAACCTGTCCGCCAACCTCCATGTATGCGGCCTACAATGTAATTCCCGGCCCAAAAGAACTCGATACTTATCTCGATACAGGCCACTGGACCTTTCCTGAGCAAACCGAAAAAATGACCAGTTGGCTCCTGGCTCAGTTAAAAGGCGGTAGTAAATAA
- a CDS encoding D-2-hydroxyacid dehydrogenase, with product MQLFVNTALNNTFKNTLSQQLPADITVVFRHDLPPADQQTAFQTADLVLGNPPSAWFAGSLPNLKFWQLDSAGFDGYKNVQLQAIVANMGDYFAWPCAETMLAGILALYRRIPELVTLQNQSEWVGAPIRARTGLLRNKHVVILGTGTIGQAVRQMMSGFDCVVKMLARTDPKAELHSIDELKAVLPQTDIVVNCLPGTATGFVSADLMAAMKQGSIYANVGRGSTTDELALIKALQSGHLGGAVLDVTAVEPLPIDNPLWTLPNVLLTQHTGGGQPDEDAGKVVQFIKNFNRFRAGEPVENGVELGRGY from the coding sequence ATGCAACTATTTGTTAACACGGCACTCAATAATACGTTTAAAAATACACTTAGTCAGCAACTTCCTGCCGACATAACCGTTGTGTTTCGCCATGATCTGCCACCAGCAGACCAACAAACAGCCTTTCAGACGGCCGATTTAGTACTGGGAAACCCGCCATCGGCCTGGTTTGCAGGGTCATTGCCCAACCTGAAGTTCTGGCAGCTGGATTCTGCCGGTTTTGATGGCTACAAAAACGTTCAACTTCAGGCAATTGTGGCCAACATGGGTGATTACTTCGCCTGGCCCTGCGCTGAAACTATGCTGGCGGGTATTCTGGCTCTTTACCGGCGTATTCCCGAATTAGTAACCTTGCAGAACCAGAGTGAATGGGTTGGTGCACCGATTCGGGCCAGAACCGGATTGCTCCGTAACAAACACGTTGTTATTCTAGGTACGGGTACAATCGGACAGGCTGTGCGGCAGATGATGAGTGGCTTTGATTGTGTGGTCAAAATGCTTGCCCGCACGGACCCTAAAGCCGAACTGCATTCGATTGATGAACTGAAAGCGGTCCTGCCTCAAACCGATATCGTAGTGAATTGCCTGCCCGGTACAGCAACCGGATTTGTTTCGGCAGATTTGATGGCAGCTATGAAGCAAGGCAGTATCTATGCTAATGTAGGCCGGGGTAGTACAACGGATGAATTGGCGTTGATCAAAGCGTTGCAATCCGGACACCTGGGGGGCGCTGTACTCGACGTGACAGCTGTTGAACCACTGCCCATCGACAACCCACTCTGGACGTTACCGAACGTGCTGCTGACGCAGCACACCGGCGGTGGACAACCCGACGAAGATGCGGGTAAGGTGGTTCAGTTTATCAAAAACTTTAACCGGTTCCGGGCTGGTGAACCAGTCGAGAATGGGGTCGAATTGGGCCGGGGATATTAA
- a CDS encoding DNA gyrase/topoisomerase IV subunit A, with amino-acid sequence MMNEENQEPIDDEQSLHGADNSADGAEPIDAIGPDEQPIDTINEVLHDQTVVSGLYENYFLDYASYVILERAVPAVEDGLKPVQRRILHALKEMDDGRFNKVANVIGQTMQFHPHGDASIGEALVNIGQKELLFDTQGSWGDVRTGDGAAAPRYIEVRLSKFAQDAIYNDKTTEWQLSYDGRKREPVTLPVKFPLLLAQGVEGIAVGLSTKILPHNFNELVEASIQILKDKPVSLFPDFQTGGLIDVSNYNDGHRGGKVRVRAKIEEVDKKTLAIRDVPFGITTPQLIESIVKAAELGKIRIKAPSRNVAAVVDNTARDVEILVHLQPGVSPDVSIDALYAFTDCEVSISPNACVIIGDKPHFVSVTDILRVNTHQTVQLLQRELEIRRSELMERLLYSSLEKIFIENRIYRKIEECETFEAVLVTIDKALKPFKKQFYREITEDDLIRLTEIKIKRISKFDGFKAEELMRRLEQELAETEDNLANITRYAIAYYKDLQKKYGKGRERKTEIRAFNTISANVVAAANQKLYVDREGGFIGYGLKKDEYVSDCSDIDDIIIFRRDAKCLVTKIQEKIFVGKDIVHVSVFKKNDERKIYNLVYLDGKSGISMAKRFPVTGVTRDREYDLTMGNPKSKLSYFSANDNGEAEIITINLTAQSTAKIKQFDFDFASVGIKNRGAQGNILTKYPVRKITQKSGGVSTLGGVDIWYDDHLGRLNRDERGRLLGNFDAKDSILVVYKDGQYELTSFDLTNRYEPNEVAVLMKFDPETVLSAIYYEINQKAWYVKRFKVETTSLDKKFSFIGDTKGSKNLAVTADRFPRIEIVHQVKDRGPLEKMVLEPEGFIEVRGWKALGNKLPFAKVKEVKLLAPKVVIPNAVKNPIKPADPVETSTTETDEKESVQLGLFS; translated from the coding sequence ATGATGAACGAAGAAAATCAGGAACCGATAGACGACGAACAGTCACTGCATGGAGCAGATAATTCTGCCGACGGCGCAGAGCCAATCGACGCTATAGGACCGGATGAACAACCGATTGACACCATTAACGAAGTCCTGCATGACCAAACCGTCGTTTCAGGGCTGTATGAAAATTACTTTCTCGATTACGCATCGTATGTCATACTTGAGCGGGCTGTACCTGCCGTTGAAGACGGTCTGAAACCCGTTCAGCGCCGGATTCTGCATGCACTCAAAGAAATGGACGATGGCCGATTTAACAAAGTCGCAAACGTCATCGGCCAGACCATGCAGTTTCACCCGCACGGTGATGCATCGATTGGTGAAGCGCTTGTTAACATTGGTCAGAAAGAACTGCTGTTCGATACGCAGGGAAGCTGGGGAGACGTTCGTACGGGCGATGGGGCTGCTGCTCCTCGTTACATTGAAGTTCGGCTTTCGAAGTTTGCTCAGGATGCTATTTATAATGACAAGACGACGGAATGGCAGCTATCCTACGATGGCCGTAAACGTGAACCGGTAACCCTGCCCGTCAAGTTTCCATTACTGCTTGCGCAGGGTGTAGAAGGCATTGCCGTTGGACTTTCTACCAAAATTCTGCCGCATAACTTCAATGAACTGGTCGAAGCGTCGATCCAGATCCTAAAAGACAAGCCCGTTTCGCTCTTTCCTGATTTTCAGACGGGGGGACTGATTGATGTCAGTAACTACAACGACGGTCATCGGGGTGGTAAGGTTCGGGTTCGAGCCAAAATAGAAGAAGTCGATAAGAAAACACTGGCAATTCGTGACGTTCCGTTTGGCATTACCACGCCACAACTGATTGAGTCCATCGTTAAAGCGGCTGAATTAGGTAAAATCAGAATTAAGGCCCCCAGCCGTAACGTGGCTGCCGTCGTTGACAATACGGCCAGAGACGTTGAGATTCTGGTTCATCTCCAGCCAGGCGTATCACCCGATGTGAGCATTGATGCGCTCTATGCATTTACAGATTGCGAAGTGTCGATTTCGCCCAATGCCTGCGTAATCATTGGCGACAAACCTCATTTTGTCAGCGTAACGGATATTCTGCGCGTCAACACACACCAAACGGTACAGTTGTTGCAACGCGAGCTTGAAATTCGGCGTAGTGAATTAATGGAGCGATTGCTGTACAGTTCGCTCGAAAAGATTTTCATTGAAAACCGGATTTACCGTAAAATAGAAGAGTGTGAAACGTTCGAGGCCGTACTGGTAACGATCGATAAAGCCCTCAAACCGTTTAAGAAGCAGTTCTACCGGGAAATTACCGAAGATGATCTGATTCGCCTGACCGAAATCAAGATCAAGCGAATTTCCAAATTCGATGGATTCAAGGCCGAGGAACTGATGCGCAGGCTGGAGCAGGAATTGGCCGAGACAGAAGATAACCTGGCTAATATTACCCGTTATGCCATTGCTTATTATAAAGATCTGCAAAAGAAATACGGCAAAGGTCGCGAACGTAAGACCGAAATACGGGCCTTCAACACGATTTCTGCTAATGTGGTGGCTGCTGCCAACCAGAAGCTTTATGTAGATCGAGAAGGTGGTTTTATCGGATATGGCCTGAAGAAAGATGAGTACGTCAGCGACTGTTCCGACATCGATGACATCATTATCTTCCGGCGCGACGCGAAATGTCTGGTTACTAAAATTCAGGAAAAGATATTCGTCGGCAAGGATATTGTGCACGTTTCTGTATTCAAGAAAAACGACGAGCGTAAGATTTACAACCTTGTTTATCTGGATGGAAAATCGGGAATTTCGATGGCAAAGCGCTTTCCCGTTACGGGCGTCACACGTGATCGCGAGTATGACCTGACCATGGGTAATCCGAAATCGAAGCTATCCTATTTCAGTGCGAATGATAATGGTGAGGCAGAAATCATAACGATAAATCTGACGGCGCAGTCTACCGCAAAAATCAAGCAGTTTGATTTCGACTTTGCTTCGGTCGGTATTAAGAATCGGGGAGCCCAGGGGAATATTCTAACCAAATACCCCGTGCGAAAGATTACTCAGAAATCGGGCGGTGTTTCAACGTTGGGCGGTGTCGATATCTGGTATGACGACCACCTCGGGCGGTTGAATCGCGACGAACGCGGACGACTTCTCGGCAATTTTGATGCAAAAGATAGCATTCTGGTCGTTTATAAAGATGGACAGTATGAATTGACCAGCTTTGACCTGACCAATCGGTATGAGCCGAATGAGGTGGCTGTGTTAATGAAATTTGATCCGGAAACGGTCCTGTCGGCGATCTATTACGAGATCAATCAGAAGGCGTGGTATGTGAAACGGTTTAAAGTCGAAACAACATCGCTTGATAAGAAATTTAGTTTTATTGGTGATACCAAAGGATCGAAGAACCTGGCCGTAACAGCCGATCGCTTTCCGCGTATTGAAATTGTGCATCAGGTAAAGGATAGGGGTCCACTCGAAAAAATGGTCCTTGAGCCAGAAGGTTTTATTGAAGTGCGGGGTTGGAAAGCACTAGGAAATAAACTTCCTTTTGCTAAGGTGAAAGAAGTAAAACTGCTGGCTCCAAAGGTTGTGATTCCGAATGCGGTAAAGAATCCAATAAAACCGGCAGATCCTGTTGAAACCAGTACAACGGAGACAGACGAAAAAGAGTCTGTTCAGTTAGGATTGTTTTCCTAG
- a CDS encoding VOC family protein, whose translation MEEKPFLGLRTVIYAAPDLSATKAWYAKALAIEPYFDEPFYVGFNVGGYELGLIPDASIVEGSTVSYWGVADIDKVIQRFLNLGASIHTDIQDVGDGIKTASIKDPFGNVVGLIENPHFSL comes from the coding sequence ATGGAAGAAAAGCCTTTTTTAGGATTACGAACGGTAATTTATGCAGCTCCAGACCTTTCGGCAACAAAGGCCTGGTATGCAAAAGCACTGGCGATCGAGCCTTATTTCGATGAGCCCTTTTACGTAGGATTCAACGTGGGTGGTTATGAACTGGGACTTATTCCCGATGCGTCAATTGTTGAGGGTAGCACCGTTAGCTATTGGGGCGTTGCCGATATTGATAAAGTAATACAAAGATTTCTTAATTTGGGAGCGAGTATACACACTGATATTCAGGATGTAGGCGACGGAATTAAGACTGCATCCATAAAAGATCCATTTGGTAATGTTGTTGGATTAATCGAAAATCCACATTTTAGTTTGTAA
- a CDS encoding SanA/YdcF family protein yields the protein MNTTLATDYSDDTPREAVGVRVVKWTIKFTIALTFTGAMVVLISNWWVVHNTQDQIYFDINELPANDVGLVLGTSKFVRSGKENLFFRYRMEATARLWKEGKIKYLILSGNNDSEYYNEPVDMQRALVKLGVPTSVMTLDYAGYRTFDSVVRCKDVFNQEKITIISQNFHNARALYIGNHEGIEAIAFAAQDVPDGYSLRTLVREYLARPYALLDVYLLRPQPEKGNWERKKDR from the coding sequence ATGAACACGACGTTGGCCACCGACTACAGCGACGACACGCCCCGCGAAGCGGTTGGCGTTCGCGTGGTCAAATGGACCATCAAGTTTACCATTGCGCTGACATTCACGGGGGCCATGGTCGTGTTGATTAGCAATTGGTGGGTTGTTCATAACACACAGGACCAGATCTATTTTGACATCAATGAGTTACCCGCTAACGATGTCGGCCTGGTGCTTGGCACGAGTAAGTTTGTTCGATCTGGAAAAGAAAACCTTTTCTTCCGTTACCGGATGGAAGCTACTGCCCGACTTTGGAAGGAGGGGAAAATTAAATACCTGATTCTGAGCGGAAATAACGATTCGGAGTACTATAATGAGCCAGTAGACATGCAGCGGGCACTGGTAAAACTAGGGGTACCAACATCCGTAATGACACTCGATTACGCTGGTTATCGGACATTCGATTCAGTCGTTCGCTGCAAAGACGTCTTCAACCAGGAAAAAATTACGATTATCTCCCAGAATTTCCACAATGCCCGTGCGCTCTACATTGGTAATCATGAGGGAATAGAGGCTATTGCCTTTGCCGCCCAGGATGTTCCCGATGGTTACTCCCTTCGCACCCTCGTTCGCGAATACCTCGCCCGGCCATACGCCCTCCTCGACGTATATTTGCTGCGCCCACAACCGGAGAAAGGTAACTGGGAGCGAAAAAAAGACCGGTAA